In Leishmania mexicana MHOM/GT/2001/U1103 complete genome, chromosome 22, a genomic segment contains:
- a CDS encoding putative NADH-cytochrome b5 reductase, whose amino-acid sequence MKAVIAAAMGFATSSWYNSVSSSSNCATPSSPFSQSEFRSFPLMDVYDESHNTKVFRFALPEADMPLNLEVASCVSFRFFDKDGKEVIRPYTPLNRSDQLGYFDVMVKKYQGSKMGTHLFSMKKGDTIDVKGPWMKLPIKANQYKTIGMIAGGTGITPMYQVARHVFHTPKNNTEITLIYANERKEDVLLGNELNELMEAYPRFSPYFVLSKAPSDWMGGVGYVNKEMIKSLMPAPNRAGDSIILVCGPPPFMEAISGDKDFKSNPPSQGELKGYLKELGYMPKMVYKF is encoded by the coding sequence ATGAAGGCCGTCATCGCGGCCGCGATGGGGTTTGCAACCTCCAGCTGGTACAACAGCGTTTCTAGCTCATCCAACTGCGCCACGCCGAGCAGCCCATTCTCGCAATCTGAGTTTCGCTCCTTTCCGTTGATGGATGTCTATGACGAGTCCCATAACACGAAGGTGTTCCGCTTTGCGTTGCCGGAGGCCGATATGCCACTGAACCTGGAGGTAGCTAGCTGTGTTAGCTTCCGCTTTTTCGACAAAGATGGGAAGGAGGTTATTCGCCCCTACACACCGCTTAACCGCAGTGATCAGCTTGGCTACTTCGATGTTATGGTGAAGAAGTACCAGGGCTCAAAGATGGGCACTCATTTGTTCTCAATGAAGAAGGGTGACACCATCGACGTCAAGGGACCGTGGATGAAATTGCCGATCAAGGCAAATCAATACAAAACGATTGGCATGATTGCCGGTGGTACGGGTATCACGCCGATGTACCAGGTAGCGCGCCATGTGTTTCACACACCGAAGAACAACACAGAAATCACGCTCATCTACGCAAATGAACGCAAGGAAGACGTGCTGCTTGGGAACGAGCTGAACGAGCTAATGGAGGCGTACCCACGCTTTTCGCCGTACTTTGTGCTATCGAAGGCACCATCTGACTGGATGGGCGGCGTCGGCTATGTCAACAAGGAGATGATCAAGTCACTGATGCCTGCGCCGAACCGTGCGGGTGATTCTATCATTCTTGTCTGTGGACCGCCGCCATTTATGGAAGCTATTTCGGGTGATAAAGACTTCAAGAGCAACCCACCATCCCAGGGTGAGCTGAAGGGCTACCTGAAGGAACTTGGCTACATGCCGAAGATGGTGTACAAGTTTTAG
- a CDS encoding 3'a2rel-related protein — translation MCPASHQGLQRSRSPRLSTARVLQWVLLLVVLLCSFSLMAAVVTAPCGDGAHRAICVSALSGAVLGRGKGLHAPPLTVSLLQPVALPPHTGSAVVVAAARADGDVDDTDTFSKVGDLFAVEESASASVPSPSSTGVRQGANGRGSTAAKAPGTTASSPSLSVEPLSRGSSAAPSLRWSLSLSSAADSAVVLVGEDDADTGPPPSSPAPPPDDLGTRRPPATRLALLGLIALVVPAAIIALVVWCVCRRTRYKRKVKGLRLNGTRQPGEVDDVDMGNVVRGGDWLNLDAATPGRTKIGASRTRFSILVPSTAAGARMDATFDPIGQQAAETRQRKRARRAAVAAAVAAVVPANDAGDGGSDGVASPLRGDLGAGGSDVWSSDEEEHSNGYSVNGGVSGGNVGVADGSAQGHATSSVLPGTGATGAGASSGAGPHLSGGAVASSVATAVSPQDHDLHYFNETARLLLGRYTAESGGGVPQMPPSTLPGGGGAATQSLRLSSGNEVESSKTVVNKPKSAFEQILSFAVAPLQVGPEFHQRGDTTDSGNVADSAGGPRAVAAPVPRDRERAERHTEKEEMEEEHAFQGDEELDEEYKGEVYGD, via the coding sequence ATGTGTCCCGCGTCTCATCAagggctgcagcgcagccgcagtcCTCGCCTCTCCACGGCGCGAGTGCTTCAATGGGTGCTGTTGCTTGTGGTCCTGCTGTGCAGTTTCTCACTtatggcggcggtggtgacggcaccctgcggcgacggtgctcatCGCGCGATTTGCGTCTCTGCCTTAAGCGGCGCTGTattggggagggggaagggccTACACGCGCCACCGCTCACTGTGTCCTTGCTGCAGCCCGTAGCGCTACCGCCCCACACGGGTTCCGCTGTtgtggtggccgccgcgcggGCTGACGGCGATGTTGACGACACTGACACGTTTTCGAAAGTGGGCGATCTGTtcgccgtggaggagagcgctTCTGCATCCGTGCCGTCTCCCTCGAGCACCGGCGTCCGCCAGGGCGCTAACGGGAggggcagcacagcagcaaaGGCTCCAGGGACCACGgcttcctcgccgtcgtTATCCGTAGAGCCGTTGTCGCGAGGGTCGTCCGCGGCGCCATCGTTGAGGTGGTCGTTGTCATTGTCCTCAGCCGCCGACAGCGCTGTCGTGTTGGTCGGTGAAGACGACGCGGACACAGGACCGCCTCCCTCATCGCCAGCACCCCCTCCCGACGACCTCGGCACGCGCCGCCCGCCTGCCAcgcgcctcgctctcctcggTCTCATCGCCCTCGTGGTGCCCGCTGCTATCATTGCCCTTGTCGTGTGgtgcgtctgccgccgcacacggTACAAGCGAAAGGTGAAGGGCTTGCGTCTCAACGGCACTCGCCAACCCGGCGAGGTGGATGACGTGGACATGGGCAACGTTGTCAGGGGCGGCGATTGGCTGAACCTCGACGCTGCCACCCCAGGCAGGACTAAGATTGGCGCGAGCCGCACGCGTTTCTCCATTTTGGTGCCGTCgaccgctgctggcgctcgcATGGACGCCACGTTCGACCCGATCGGGCAGCAGGCCGCggagacgcggcagcgcaagCGTGCCCGGCGGGCTGCTgtagctgctgctgtagccGCCGTTGTCCCGGCGAACGAtgctggcgacggtggcagTGATGGCGTAGCGAGCCCGTTAAGAGGTGACTTGGGCGCCGGAGGGTCGGATGTGTGGTCCAGCGATGAAGAGGAGCATAGCAACGGCTATTCAGTGAACGGAGGCGTCAGTGGCGGCAACGTTGGAGTTGCGGATGGTTCTGCCCAAGGACATGCCACCTCGAGCGTTTTGCCCGGCACTGGAGCCACGGGTGCCGGGGCTTCGTCTGGAGCTGGCCCGCACCTGAGCGGTGGTGCTGTCGCCAGCTCCGTGGCAACCGCCGTTTCTCCACAGGATCACGACCTGCACTACTTCAACGAGAcggcgcgtctgctgctgggccGCTACACGGCAGAAAGCGGGGGTGGTGTGCCGCAgatgccgccgtcgacgttgccaggcggcggtggtgctgctacGCAGAGCCTGCGGCTATCTTCGGGCAACGAGGTGGAGAGCAGCAAGACCGTCGTGAACAAGCCCAAGTCGGCCTTTGAGCAGATTCTTTCGTTCGCcgttgcgccgctgcaggtgggCCCCGAGTTCCATCAGCGCGGTGACACCACGGACAGCGGCAATGTGGCGGACAGCGCCGGAGGGCCGAGAGCCGTGGCAGCGCCTGTGCCGCGGGACAGGGAACGTGCTGAGCGGCACACCGAGAAAGAGGaaatggaggaggagcacgccTTCCAGGGTGACGAAGAGCTCGATGAGGAATACAAGGGCGAGGTGTACGGCGATTAG
- a CDS encoding putative protein kinase yields MRRVGDYEILDVVGEGAYSKVKRVRHIPTGCMFVAKIVPKTNQQVENDVRLEISILRRLKHKNIVQLIEILESTNNYYIILEPVMGGDLCDIIVGMDRPLPEQDVAALLIQLVAGVRACHRNGVAHRDLKPENLLLGTDGVLKISDFGLSRLHRESNFQASTNEYAHTLTGTLAYLAPEVFGGSYDAFRADIWSMGCIAYVLLTQNFPFGSTTDPHALEARIRNGEVSIMPSSVSAEAKNLCKWLLSPRPEDRPTLDDVAQHDFFKRYLPAEYLRMTANRKSPIVHGANMNEFSSQVQEEAPSCSPSTSSAKRKHHHARSGSAARTSPSGSAVDGAATSSNRSSESGRDREDLVSHGTHGGSDPGGYCGDV; encoded by the coding sequence ATGCGGCGAGTCGGCGACTACGAAATTCTCGATGTGGTGGGTGAAGGTGCATACAGCAAGGTGAAACGAGTTCGCCACATACCTACTGGGTGTATGTTTGTCGCTAAGATAGTACCAAAAACAAACCAGCAGGTCGAAAACGACGTTCGTCTGGAGATTTCCATTTTGCGGCGCTTGAAGCACAAGAATATTGTTCAGTTGATTGAGATTCTGGAAAGTACGAACAACTACTACATTATACTGGAGCCTGTCATGGGTGGTGATCTGTGCGACATCATCGTGGGTATGGATCGGCCCTTGCCAGAGCAAGATGTAGCGGCCCTCTTAATTCAGCTAGTGGCAGGGGTGCGCGCATGCCATCGCAACGGGGTCGCACATCGCGACTTGAAACCAGAGAACCTCCTTCTGGGAACAGATGGTGTGCTGAAGATCTCTGACTTTGGGCTGAGCCGCCTCCACAGGGAAAGCAACTTCCAAGCGAGCACAAACgagtacgcacacacgcttaCAGGAACCCTCGCATATCTGGCGCCTGAAGTTTTTGGGGGCTCATACGATGCGTTTCGCGCGGACATTTGGTCGATGGGGTGCATTGCGTACGTCTTGTTGACGCAGAACTTTCCGTTCGGCTCCACAACCGATCCTCACGCCTTGGAGGCTCGCATTCGCAACGGAGAAGTTTCCATAATGCCTTCCTCTGTTAGTGCCGAGGCAAAGAACTTGTGCAAGTGGCTCTTGTCTCCGCGGCCGGAGGATCGACCAACGTTAGACGATGTAGCGCAGCACGACTTCTTCAAAAGGTATCTACCTGCAGAGTATCTTAGAATGACAGCGAACCGAAAGTCGCCGATTGTGCACGGTGCGAATATGAACGAATTCAGCTCGCAGGTTCAAGAAGAAGCTCCATCCTGTAGCCCAAGCACATCAAGTGCCAAGCGAAAACATCACCATGCCCGTAGCGGCAGTGCTGCGAGAACCTCACCCTCAGGGAGCGCGGTTGATGGCGCAGCTACTAGCAGTaaccgcagcagcgaaaGCGGGAGGGATCGTGAAGACCTGGTTAGCCACGGCACTCACGGCGGATCTGATCCTGGGGGATACTGCGGGGACGTGTAG